The Aeromonas jandaei genomic interval CAGCAGGTCATACTGGGCTTCCGGGTGAGTGCTGAGCAGTTCGAACAGAGGATCGGCGATCCCCTTGCTCAGGGCATTCTGCACATAAGTGCCACCGCCCTGACGGCGATAGAGCAACCCGCGAGCTTCAAGTCGCTGGATGGCTTCGCGCAAGGATGGGCGCGATACCTGAAACTGGATGGCGAGTTCGCGTTCGGGAGGCAATTTCTGCCCCGGCTGCAAACTTCCTTCCAGAATCATCTGTTCCAGCTCGGCGACAATGGAGTCGGCCAACTTGGGTTGCGTAATCTTGCGATAGGGCATGAGGCTACTTTGTTAAATTGGTATTACCAATTTCATGAATGGGGCGAAAATTAGCAGAGGCCTTGTCAAAAGTCCACTCAAAAGATGATCTGAATCAAGAATCACCACCACCCAATAAGAGGTAAAGCGGGGTAAACATGATTTGGCTCATAGAAATTGGTCTTACCAATATTCTTGAGCAGGCTCACAAATAACATTTGCGCAACCACAAACAAAAATGACCTGCCATAGAGGCAAGCCATTGATTTTAAAACCCAAACTAAATTTGAATATTTACTTTAACTATTGAGCATCTCGCGGAAGCGTGACCACTGAAAACTCTCCCCCGGATCCGTTTTACGCCCTGGCGCGATATCGCAATGGCCGACAATTTTTTCCACGGTGACCGCCGGGTAACGGGCAGAGATGGCTCGGGTGAGCCCCACCAGTGCGAAATATTGCGCATCTGTATAGGGGGTTTCGTCCGTCCCCTCCAGCTCGATGCCGATGGAGAAATCATTGCACGCCTCCCTCCCCTGCCAGCTCGATACTCCGGCGTGCCAGGCGCGCGCGCCAAACGGCACATACTGCACCAGCTCGCCATCGCGGCGGATCAGGCAGTGGGCCGAGAC includes:
- the ampD gene encoding 1,6-anhydro-N-acetylmuramyl-L-alanine amidase AmpD, which produces MTHSDPIFSIDDAGWCQQARRVPSPHHNERAAPDDISLLVVHGISLPPGEFGGPFIDDLFMGRLDPEAHPYFAGIHQLRVSAHCLIRRDGELVQYVPFGARAWHAGVSSWQGREACNDFSIGIELEGTDETPYTDAQYFALVGLTRAISARYPAVTVEKIVGHCDIAPGRKTDPGESFQWSRFREMLNS